The following proteins are encoded in a genomic region of Paenibacillus sp. FSL H3-0469:
- a CDS encoding CoA-acylating methylmalonate-semialdehyde dehydrogenase, whose amino-acid sequence MTEQTSQVLKNYIGGQWVTADTEQTEPVVNPATGELLGRTPLSGRADVDRAVAAAKAAFAGWSATPVPRRARILFKYQQLLVENWEKLAKIITLENGKSFKEAYGEVQRGIECVEFAAGAPTLMMGRQLPDIATGIESGMYRYPIGVVGGITPFNFPMMVPCWMFPLAIACGNTFVLKPSERTPLLAARLAELLEEAGLPDGVLNVVNGAHEVVNGLLEHPDVKAISFVGSQPVAEYVYKKGTDHLKRVQALAGAKNHSIVLADANLEASASQIVNAAFGSAGERCMACSVVTVQEEVADELISILLRECNSMTIGNGLEEDTFLGPVIRQGHKERTVSYIEQGIAEGAKLLRDGREDAAVQGEGYFIGPTLFDGVTEEMKIWQEEIFAPVLSVIRVKDVAEAVEIANRSRFANGACIFTNDGGKVRYFREHIESGMLGVNVGVPAPMAFFPFSGWKDSFYGDLHANGSDGVEFYTRKKVVTARWQ is encoded by the coding sequence ATGACAGAGCAAACGTCACAAGTACTCAAAAATTATATCGGCGGGCAATGGGTAACAGCCGATACGGAGCAGACGGAGCCGGTAGTGAATCCGGCCACAGGTGAGCTGCTGGGCAGAACGCCTCTATCCGGCAGAGCCGATGTAGACCGGGCGGTGGCGGCGGCTAAGGCAGCTTTTGCAGGCTGGTCCGCAACACCGGTGCCGCGCAGAGCACGGATTTTGTTCAAATATCAGCAGCTGCTGGTTGAGAATTGGGAGAAGCTGGCGAAGATCATCACCCTGGAGAACGGCAAAAGCTTCAAAGAAGCCTACGGCGAGGTCCAGCGCGGCATTGAATGCGTAGAATTCGCGGCAGGCGCTCCGACGCTGATGATGGGCCGGCAGCTGCCGGATATTGCGACGGGCATCGAGTCAGGGATGTACCGTTATCCAATCGGGGTGGTCGGCGGGATTACCCCGTTCAATTTCCCGATGATGGTGCCGTGCTGGATGTTCCCGCTGGCGATTGCCTGCGGCAATACCTTTGTGCTGAAGCCCTCGGAGCGGACACCGCTCCTGGCAGCCCGCCTTGCGGAACTGCTGGAGGAAGCCGGACTGCCGGACGGTGTGCTGAATGTGGTGAACGGCGCGCATGAGGTAGTGAACGGGCTGCTGGAGCACCCGGATGTGAAGGCGATTTCTTTTGTCGGATCGCAGCCGGTGGCGGAATATGTATACAAAAAAGGAACGGACCATCTCAAGCGCGTGCAGGCGCTGGCCGGAGCGAAGAACCACTCGATCGTGCTGGCGGACGCGAACCTGGAAGCCTCAGCTTCCCAGATTGTGAATGCGGCCTTCGGCTCTGCCGGGGAACGCTGCATGGCCTGCTCGGTGGTAACGGTGCAGGAGGAAGTCGCCGACGAGCTGATCTCGATCCTGCTGCGGGAGTGTAACAGCATGACCATCGGGAATGGGCTGGAGGAGGATACGTTCCTGGGGCCGGTGATCCGTCAAGGCCATAAAGAGCGCACTGTCAGCTACATTGAACAGGGGATTGCCGAAGGCGCGAAGCTGCTCAGGGATGGCCGTGAGGATGCGGCGGTGCAGGGAGAAGGTTATTTCATCGGACCTACGCTGTTCGACGGGGTGACGGAGGAGATGAAGATCTGGCAGGAGGAGATTTTTGCACCGGTGCTGTCAGTGATCCGGGTGAAGGATGTGGCCGAGGCGGTGGAGATCGCGAATCGCTCGCGGTTTGCGAACGGGGCTTGTATATTCACGAATGATGGCGGGAAGGTCCGTTACTTCCGCGAACATATCGAGTCCGGCATGCTGGGAGTCAATGTTGGAGTGCCTGCACCGATGGCCTTCTTCCCGTTCTCGGGCTGGAAGGATTCGTTCTACGGCGATCTTCATGCGAACGGAAGCGACGGGGTAGAATTCTATACGCGCAAAAAAGTCGTCACTGCCCGCTGGCAGTAG